The following are encoded in a window of Corythoichthys intestinalis isolate RoL2023-P3 chromosome 8, ASM3026506v1, whole genome shotgun sequence genomic DNA:
- the c8h4orf33 gene encoding UPF0462 protein C4orf33 homolog isoform X1, producing MLSEFEILHTWDSSPVNHDPIRIVFSPGVEGLKMQVSSPFFNDPKAPTGPPGQPFPGLWDYEVVESFFLDSTTDNYLEVEVCPHGQHLILLLSGVRQAFQQQLPMVFNATIAGDRWTGEALLPWIYFPPNVNKMNTYAIHGSGEKRTYEALYPIPEDEIIEEQKPNFHALKYFGDFHLQSIMGDGWEQPESDLWKGKP from the exons ATGCTATCGGAATTTGAAATCCTGCACACTTGGGACAGCAGTCCTGTAAATCATGACCCTATTAGGATCGTCTTCTCTCCTGGTGTTGAAGGGCTTAAAATGCAGGTTTCTTCTCCGTTCTTCAATGACCCAAAAGCCCCAACAGGACCACCTGGACAGCCCTTCCCTGGGCTCTGGGATTATGAAG TTGTGGAGTCCTTCTTTCTTGATAGTACTACAGACAATTACTTAGAGGTGGAGGTTTGTCC ACATGGTCAGCACTTGATATTACTGCTGTCTGGGGTCCGCCAAGCATTCCAG CAACAACTACCGATGGTTTTTAATGCTACAATAGCTGGAGACAGATGGACGGGTGAGGCTCTACTTCCCTGGATTtactttcccccaaatgtcaacAAGATGAACACTTACGCCATTCATGGCTCTGGAGAGAAGCGCACCTATGAAGCACTCTACCCAATTCCCGAAGATGAGATAATCGAGGAACAAAAGCCAAACTT CCACGCCCTGAAATATTTTGGTGATTTTCACCTTCAAAGCATCATGGGGGACGGTTGGGAGCAGCCAGAGTCTGATCTATGGAAGGGGAAACCCTAA
- the c8h4orf33 gene encoding UPF0462 protein C4orf33 homolog isoform X2 has protein sequence MLSEFEILHTWDSSPVNHDPIRIVFSPGVEGLKMQVSSPFFNDPKAPTGPPGQPFPGLWDYEVVESFFLDSTTDNYLEVEVCPHGQHLILLLSGVRQAFQQQLPMVFNATIAGDRWTGEALLPWIYFPPNVNKMNTYAIHGSGEKRTYEALYPIPEDEIIEEQKPNLQYESKGIGGGRQREQR, from the exons ATGCTATCGGAATTTGAAATCCTGCACACTTGGGACAGCAGTCCTGTAAATCATGACCCTATTAGGATCGTCTTCTCTCCTGGTGTTGAAGGGCTTAAAATGCAGGTTTCTTCTCCGTTCTTCAATGACCCAAAAGCCCCAACAGGACCACCTGGACAGCCCTTCCCTGGGCTCTGGGATTATGAAG TTGTGGAGTCCTTCTTTCTTGATAGTACTACAGACAATTACTTAGAGGTGGAGGTTTGTCC ACATGGTCAGCACTTGATATTACTGCTGTCTGGGGTCCGCCAAGCATTCCAG CAACAACTACCGATGGTTTTTAATGCTACAATAGCTGGAGACAGATGGACGGGTGAGGCTCTACTTCCCTGGATTtactttcccccaaatgtcaacAAGATGAACACTTACGCCATTCATGGCTCTGGAGAGAAGCGCACCTATGAAGCACTCTACCCAATTCCCGAAGATGAGATAATCGAGGAACAAAAGCCAAACTT
- the c8h4orf33 gene encoding UPF0462 protein C4orf33 homolog isoform X3, producing the protein MLSEFEILHTWDSSPVNHDPIRIVFSPGVEGLKMQVSSPFFNDPKAPTGPPGQPFPGLWDYEVVESFFLDSTTDNYLEVEVCPHGQHLILLLSGVRQAFQQQLPMVFNATIAGDRWTGEALLPWIYFPPNVNKMNTYAIHGSGEKRTYEALYPIPEDEIIEEQKPNFCC; encoded by the exons ATGCTATCGGAATTTGAAATCCTGCACACTTGGGACAGCAGTCCTGTAAATCATGACCCTATTAGGATCGTCTTCTCTCCTGGTGTTGAAGGGCTTAAAATGCAGGTTTCTTCTCCGTTCTTCAATGACCCAAAAGCCCCAACAGGACCACCTGGACAGCCCTTCCCTGGGCTCTGGGATTATGAAG TTGTGGAGTCCTTCTTTCTTGATAGTACTACAGACAATTACTTAGAGGTGGAGGTTTGTCC ACATGGTCAGCACTTGATATTACTGCTGTCTGGGGTCCGCCAAGCATTCCAG CAACAACTACCGATGGTTTTTAATGCTACAATAGCTGGAGACAGATGGACGGGTGAGGCTCTACTTCCCTGGATTtactttcccccaaatgtcaacAAGATGAACACTTACGCCATTCATGGCTCTGGAGAGAAGCGCACCTATGAAGCACTCTACCCAATTCCCGAAGATGAGATAATCGAGGAACAAAAGCCAAACTT
- the sclt1 gene encoding sodium channel and clathrin linker 1 isoform X1 has protein sequence METDVEFLRDQVHRLNSSLSQYQRGELVHIKPSQGEEEKTEFAAPWLSDRSIMAPLIAEYDRHIDEMSKQLQKYQVSMADVKAKLETVVQENERLHTELRESVEKQLQSTTKTSGVECSTAEEEAVVKNLQEQIKLSEQERMQAMELWQTATLELDRLQEVHQKSLTDGHNATAKEQQLKDQLAVTQQHAHKLQVTNQELQVTNQQLLMTVTEQSTEMEGLRSQLRTTKGDLGTATNKVEDMNKQLQLIQHQLKIQEEDLIEAHSREDAAERRIQQLQSTISQNETRLKTTCQEADDVRGAQTMWEQMSGNYKARCTTLEQEKYEALDKVRESVQMAEEAVLQKNEALVKEKQMMEELEKTKKVIPQLIEDAALRTRKEVDNIRKQCNVELCRMVEELSLLQLECADKESQIERSKRERKLLEDELAKVVKESRAEQELGKLDVLHQRCLSAERKKDEISITLQSTQNKLKKMEMGYNEDLSRIQEEVMRLKNCLAVAREDCVKLSDERLQLQQENFQIRREMDELRKSTLLVEKKAKQQASQMEQEYSLKEKTLNAQMSDLEESSRNSSADLMRLLTAQKKSIQRWKDEAKNMSQAFANKMKNLKAELSQQKQRSHELELQLKSNFKVIEEYERQLAESQEKASRLQRRLTDVEQRAAIASQQMTIMTSKQRKIHFSDAKNE, from the exons ATGGAAACAGACGTCGAATTTCTGCGTGATCAAG TCCACAGACTTAATTCCTCCCTCAGCCAGTATCAGCGTGGTGAGCTTGTTCACATTAAACCATCCCAG GGTGAAGAGGAAAAGACTGAATTTGCTGCTCCCTGGCTTTCCGATAGGAG TATAATGGCCCCTCTAATAGCTGAATATGATCGGCACATTGATGAAATGTCTAAGCAACTGCAGAAGTACCAG GTGTCCATGGCAGATGTCAAGGCAAAGTTGGAGACTGTCGTTCAAGAAAATGAAAG GTTGCATACAGAACTAAGAGAATCAGTTGAGAAGCAGCTTCAGTCAACCACAAAGACCTCTGGAGTGGAGTGCAGCACAGCAGAGGAGGAAGCAGTTGTTAAAAACCTCCAAGAGCAAATAAAGCTGTCAGAACAG GAGCGGATGCAGGCCATGGAGTTGTGGCAAACAGCAACGCTAGAGCTTGATCGCCTCCAGGAGGTCCACCAGAAGAGCCTCACAGATGGACATAATGCCACTGCCAAGGAACAGCAGCTCAAG GATCAACTTGCGGTTACCCAACAGCATGCACATAAACTTCAAGTGACCAATCAGGAACTGCAAGTG ACCAATCAGCAGCTTCTAATGACTGTCACGGAGCAGAGTACGGAGATGGAGGGGCTACGCAGCCAGCTCAG AACGACCAAAGGTGATTTGGGGACTGCTACCAACAAAGTGGAGGACATGAATAAACAGCTCCAGTTAATTCAGCACCAGCTAAAGATACAG GAGGAAGATCTAATTGAGGCTCACAGCCGAGAGGACGCAGCAGAAAGACGAATTCAACAGCTTCAGTCAACCATAAGTCAGAACGAGACCAG GCTGAAAACGACATGCCAGGAGGCAGATGATGTTCGTGGAGCACAAACTATGTGGGAGCAAATGTCAGGAAATTATAAGGCCCGATGCACTACCTTAGAACAGGAGAAGTATGAAGCCCTGGATAAAGTTCGGGAGAGTGTACAGATGGCTGAGGAGGCAGTACTACAGAAAAATGAG GCTCTAGTAAAAGAGAAGCAGATGATGGAAGAACTTGAAAAGACAAAGAAAGTCATTCCACAGCTGATTGAGGATGCTGCCTTACGCACCAGAAAAGAG GTGGATAATATTCGCAAACAGTGCAATGTTGAACTCTGTCGTATGGTCGAGGAGCTGTCCTTATTGCAACTG GAGTGTGCAGACAAAGAATCTCAAATTGAGAGGTCTAAGCGGGAGAGAAAACTTTTAGAGGATGAGCTGGCAAAG GTGGTTAAGGAGAGCAGAGCAGAACAAGAGCTTGGAAAATTGGATGTCCTTCACCAGAGGTGTCTCAGTGCAGAGAGGAAGAAAGATGAAATAAGCATCACCTTGCAAAGTACccaaaacaaactaaaaaagATGGAAATGGG CTACAATGAAGATTTGTCCCGCATTCAGGAAGAGGTTATGCGACTAAAGAATTGTTTGGCTGTGGCAAGAGAGGACTGTGTGAAACTCAGTGATGAGCGGCTCCAGCTACAACAAGAGAACTTTCAGATACGCAGGGAGATGGATGAGCTACGCAAATCCACCTTGCTTGTTGAAAAGAAAGCTAAACAACAG gcATCACAGATGGAACAAGAGTACAGCCTAAAGGAAAAGACCCTTAATGCACAGATGAGTGACTTGGAAGAGAGTAGTCGAAACTCAAGTGCCGATCTGATGCGTCTTCTGactgcacagaaaaaaagtattcaaCGATGGAAAGATGAAGCAAAGAACATGTCACAGGCCTTTgcgaataaaatgaaaaatctgAA ggCAGAGCTCAGTCAACAAAAGCAGCGGTCACATGAGTTAGAGCTACAGCTCAAAAGTAACTTCAAAGTTATTGAAGAG TATGAGAGACAGCTAGCAGAGTCCCAAGAGAAAGCCAGTCGTCTCCAAAGACGCCTGACTGATGTTGAGCAACGTGCAGCTATTGCTTCACAACAG ATGACCATCATGACATCCAAGCAAAGAAAAATTCATTTTTCTGATGCAAAGAATGAATAA
- the sclt1 gene encoding sodium channel and clathrin linker 1 isoform X2, with product MAPLIAEYDRHIDEMSKQLQKYQVSMADVKAKLETVVQENERLHTELRESVEKQLQSTTKTSGVECSTAEEEAVVKNLQEQIKLSEQERMQAMELWQTATLELDRLQEVHQKSLTDGHNATAKEQQLKDQLAVTQQHAHKLQVTNQELQVTNQQLLMTVTEQSTEMEGLRSQLRTTKGDLGTATNKVEDMNKQLQLIQHQLKIQEEDLIEAHSREDAAERRIQQLQSTISQNETRLKTTCQEADDVRGAQTMWEQMSGNYKARCTTLEQEKYEALDKVRESVQMAEEAVLQKNEALVKEKQMMEELEKTKKVIPQLIEDAALRTRKEVDNIRKQCNVELCRMVEELSLLQLECADKESQIERSKRERKLLEDELAKVVKESRAEQELGKLDVLHQRCLSAERKKDEISITLQSTQNKLKKMEMGYNEDLSRIQEEVMRLKNCLAVAREDCVKLSDERLQLQQENFQIRREMDELRKSTLLVEKKAKQQASQMEQEYSLKEKTLNAQMSDLEESSRNSSADLMRLLTAQKKSIQRWKDEAKNMSQAFANKMKNLKAELSQQKQRSHELELQLKSNFKVIEEYERQLAESQEKASRLQRRLTDVEQRAAIASQQMTIMTSKQRKIHFSDAKNE from the exons ATGGCCCCTCTAATAGCTGAATATGATCGGCACATTGATGAAATGTCTAAGCAACTGCAGAAGTACCAG GTGTCCATGGCAGATGTCAAGGCAAAGTTGGAGACTGTCGTTCAAGAAAATGAAAG GTTGCATACAGAACTAAGAGAATCAGTTGAGAAGCAGCTTCAGTCAACCACAAAGACCTCTGGAGTGGAGTGCAGCACAGCAGAGGAGGAAGCAGTTGTTAAAAACCTCCAAGAGCAAATAAAGCTGTCAGAACAG GAGCGGATGCAGGCCATGGAGTTGTGGCAAACAGCAACGCTAGAGCTTGATCGCCTCCAGGAGGTCCACCAGAAGAGCCTCACAGATGGACATAATGCCACTGCCAAGGAACAGCAGCTCAAG GATCAACTTGCGGTTACCCAACAGCATGCACATAAACTTCAAGTGACCAATCAGGAACTGCAAGTG ACCAATCAGCAGCTTCTAATGACTGTCACGGAGCAGAGTACGGAGATGGAGGGGCTACGCAGCCAGCTCAG AACGACCAAAGGTGATTTGGGGACTGCTACCAACAAAGTGGAGGACATGAATAAACAGCTCCAGTTAATTCAGCACCAGCTAAAGATACAG GAGGAAGATCTAATTGAGGCTCACAGCCGAGAGGACGCAGCAGAAAGACGAATTCAACAGCTTCAGTCAACCATAAGTCAGAACGAGACCAG GCTGAAAACGACATGCCAGGAGGCAGATGATGTTCGTGGAGCACAAACTATGTGGGAGCAAATGTCAGGAAATTATAAGGCCCGATGCACTACCTTAGAACAGGAGAAGTATGAAGCCCTGGATAAAGTTCGGGAGAGTGTACAGATGGCTGAGGAGGCAGTACTACAGAAAAATGAG GCTCTAGTAAAAGAGAAGCAGATGATGGAAGAACTTGAAAAGACAAAGAAAGTCATTCCACAGCTGATTGAGGATGCTGCCTTACGCACCAGAAAAGAG GTGGATAATATTCGCAAACAGTGCAATGTTGAACTCTGTCGTATGGTCGAGGAGCTGTCCTTATTGCAACTG GAGTGTGCAGACAAAGAATCTCAAATTGAGAGGTCTAAGCGGGAGAGAAAACTTTTAGAGGATGAGCTGGCAAAG GTGGTTAAGGAGAGCAGAGCAGAACAAGAGCTTGGAAAATTGGATGTCCTTCACCAGAGGTGTCTCAGTGCAGAGAGGAAGAAAGATGAAATAAGCATCACCTTGCAAAGTACccaaaacaaactaaaaaagATGGAAATGGG CTACAATGAAGATTTGTCCCGCATTCAGGAAGAGGTTATGCGACTAAAGAATTGTTTGGCTGTGGCAAGAGAGGACTGTGTGAAACTCAGTGATGAGCGGCTCCAGCTACAACAAGAGAACTTTCAGATACGCAGGGAGATGGATGAGCTACGCAAATCCACCTTGCTTGTTGAAAAGAAAGCTAAACAACAG gcATCACAGATGGAACAAGAGTACAGCCTAAAGGAAAAGACCCTTAATGCACAGATGAGTGACTTGGAAGAGAGTAGTCGAAACTCAAGTGCCGATCTGATGCGTCTTCTGactgcacagaaaaaaagtattcaaCGATGGAAAGATGAAGCAAAGAACATGTCACAGGCCTTTgcgaataaaatgaaaaatctgAA ggCAGAGCTCAGTCAACAAAAGCAGCGGTCACATGAGTTAGAGCTACAGCTCAAAAGTAACTTCAAAGTTATTGAAGAG TATGAGAGACAGCTAGCAGAGTCCCAAGAGAAAGCCAGTCGTCTCCAAAGACGCCTGACTGATGTTGAGCAACGTGCAGCTATTGCTTCACAACAG ATGACCATCATGACATCCAAGCAAAGAAAAATTCATTTTTCTGATGCAAAGAATGAATAA